The following DNA comes from Curtobacterium sp. 9128.
ACTGGTTCACGGGTGAGGTGGTCTCCGGCGGGGTGTGGCGCACCGAGCGGCACGGGTTCGACACCCTGCCGCTGTGGGTCCGCGGGGGAGCGGTGCTGCCGCTCTCGACCCGCACGGACCGGCCGGACCACGACTACCTGGCGGCGCTCGAGCTCCGGGCGTTCCCCGCGGGGACGACCGGCAGCGTGGACGTCCGGGTGACAGCACCCGACGGGCGGTCGGAGGTCTGGACGGTGTCGACCGAGTCGGGGGACGAGTCGTCGGTGTCGGCCACCGGTCCGGTGCCGGACGGGTGGCGGCTGTCGCTCGCCGACGGCCCGACCACCGAGGCGGACGGTGGTGTGGCGCGGCTTCGGTACTGATTTGTTGCGCGGCACCACAAAATGCTGGCGGGAACGCCGCTGCCGCGCCATGATGAGTGCAGGGACCTGGAGCAACCGCGGACGGTCGACCGGAAGGGCACGATGCAGCGCGACACACCGGCCGGCGGCAACCGGAACACCGCGCGTGTGCTCCGACTCGTCCATCAAGAGGGGCCGCTCACCCGCGCGGACCTGACGCGCGCGACCGGCCTGAACCGCTCCACGACCCTTGCGCTCGTCGGGGAACTCGTCGAACTCGGCCTGGCCTCCGAGACCGAGGACGGCGCGGCCACCGGGGTCGGGCGACCGAGTCCGGTGGTCCGTGCGTCGGCCGACGTCGTGGCGGCCGCCGTCACGGTGGAGATCGACGCCGTGACGGTGGCCATGGTCGGCCTCGACGGCAGCATCCGGTCCCGGGTCACCGAGCACACCGACGACCGACCGACCGCTGACGAGGCCGTGCAGATCGTCGCGAGGCTCCTCGACGAACGCCCCGCGCGCCTCGTGGGGGTCGGCGTCTCGATCCCCGGCACGGTCCGCGTCGAGGACGGTCTCGTGCGGGACGCGCCGCACCTCGGCTGGCGCGACGAGCCGTTCGCCGCGCCACTCGCCGGCGCGACCGGCCTGCCCGTGCGCGTCGCGAACGACGCCAACCTCGGTGCGTGGGCGGAGCGCCTGTACGGATCCGGCCGCGGGGTGTCCGATCTCGTCTACCTGAACGGCGGCGCGAGCGGCATCGGCGGCGGGGTCATCAGCGCCGGTCAGCCGTTGAGCGGCGCGGACGGGTACGCGGGGGAGCTCGGCCACACCTTCGTCGCGGACAACGGGATCCGCTGCCACTGCGGCGCCATCGGCTGCCTCGAGACCGAGGCGTCGCGTGCGTCGCTCGTCGCCGTGACGGGCGTGCCGGCGGACGACCTGCCGGCGCTCGCCGAGGCCCTCGCGGCCGGCGGCCCGGAGGTCGACCGCGTCGTCGACCGGCAGGTGGCCGCGTTGGCGACCGGCCTCCGCAACGCCATCCACACCGTCAACCCCGAGGTGGTCGTGCTCGGCGGGTTCCTCGGGGTGCTGCTCGGTCACGTCGGGGACCGCGTGCTCGAGGCCGTCCGAGCACAGTCGATGGCCGCGATGGTGGACCGGGTCCGCATCGTGCCGGCCGAACTCGGATCGGACGTGCTGCTCCGCGGCGCCGCCGAGATCGGGTTCCGTGAGCTGCTCGACGACCCGGCGCGCATCCACGCCCTGACGGAGCGGCCGACAGCACGTCCATCCGAACGACAGAAAGCGGGTACCCCGTGACCACGGACCAGCAGACCCAGCGCGTCAGCGTCCTCCTCGGGCAGGACGACCTCACGATCGAGGACCGCCCCGTGCCCGCCGTCGACCCGGGCGACGTCCTCGTCGAGGTCGCCGCCGTCGGCGTGTGCGGCTCCGACGTGCACTACTTCCGGCACGGGCGCATCGGGGACTTCGTCGTCTCGTCGCCGCTCGTCCTCGGCCACGAGCTCTCCGGCACGATCGTCGCGGTCGGCGACGGCGTCGACCCCGGACGCGTGGGGGAGCGCGTCGCCGTCGAACCGCAGCGTCCGTGTCACCGGTGCGCACAGTGCCTCGCCGGGCGGTACAACCTCTGCCCGGACATGCGCTTCTACGCCACACCCCCGGTCGACGGCGCCTTCGCGGGCTTCGTCACCATCGAGGCCGAGTTCGCGCACACCCTGCCCGACTCGGTGTCGTTCGAGGCCGGTGCCCTGCTCGAGCCGCTCTCGGTCGGGATCGCCGCCGTGCGGAAGGCCGGGATCGTGCCGGGTTCGTCCGTGCTGATCGCCGGTGCCGGCCCGATCGGGATCATCTGCGCGCAGGCGGCCAAGGCCTTC
Coding sequences within:
- a CDS encoding ROK family transcriptional regulator — its product is MQRDTPAGGNRNTARVLRLVHQEGPLTRADLTRATGLNRSTTLALVGELVELGLASETEDGAATGVGRPSPVVRASADVVAAAVTVEIDAVTVAMVGLDGSIRSRVTEHTDDRPTADEAVQIVARLLDERPARLVGVGVSIPGTVRVEDGLVRDAPHLGWRDEPFAAPLAGATGLPVRVANDANLGAWAERLYGSGRGVSDLVYLNGGASGIGGGVISAGQPLSGADGYAGELGHTFVADNGIRCHCGAIGCLETEASRASLVAVTGVPADDLPALAEALAAGGPEVDRVVDRQVAALATGLRNAIHTVNPEVVVLGGFLGVLLGHVGDRVLEAVRAQSMAAMVDRVRIVPAELGSDVLLRGAAEIGFRELLDDPARIHALTERPTARPSERQKAGTP
- a CDS encoding NAD(P)-dependent alcohol dehydrogenase, which translates into the protein MTTDQQTQRVSVLLGQDDLTIEDRPVPAVDPGDVLVEVAAVGVCGSDVHYFRHGRIGDFVVSSPLVLGHELSGTIVAVGDGVDPGRVGERVAVEPQRPCHRCAQCLAGRYNLCPDMRFYATPPVDGAFAGFVTIEAEFAHTLPDSVSFEAGALLEPLSVGIAAVRKAGIVPGSSVLIAGAGPIGIICAQAAKAFGATRIVISDLVPERRERALSYGATEVVDPTVVSVASDIAPVDAFIDASGAPRAVSDGIKAVGPAGAAVLVGLGNSEMTLPVEHIQNLEVTVTGIFRYTGTWPVAIGLVASGQVDLDSLVTGRFGLDQVREALESDTDPDSLKSVVYPNGVPAA